A single region of the uncultured Fusobacterium sp. genome encodes:
- the rplS gene encoding 50S ribosomal protein L19, translating to MKEKLIQLVEQSYLRNDIPEFKAGDTIAVYYKVVEGNKERVQLFEGVVIRVNGGGIAKTFTIRKVTAGVGVERIIPVNSPMIDKIEVLKVGRVRRSKLYYLRGLSGKKARIKEIRK from the coding sequence ATGAAAGAAAAATTAATCCAATTAGTAGAGCAAAGCTACTTAAGAAACGACATTCCTGAATTCAAAGCTGGAGATACTATTGCAGTATACTACAAAGTTGTTGAAGGAAACAAAGAAAGAGTTCAATTATTCGAAGGAGTAGTTATTAGAGTAAACGGTGGAGGAATTGCAAAAACTTTCACAATTAGAAAAGTAACTGCTGGTGTAGGAGTAGAAAGAATAATTCCTGTAAACTCTCCAATGATCGATAAAATTGAAGTATTAAAAGTAGGAAGAGTAAGAAGATCTAAACTTTACTACTTAAGAGGACTTTCTGGTAAGAAAGCAAGAATTAAAGAAATTAGAAAGTAA